The genomic stretch TTGATATAATGCTTTCTTGCGTAGCCGCCTCCATGGCGGCATTTTTATGTCCGCAAGATTTCCTATTTGTGCTGATTATTCGAGGTGCCCTGAAGTCTTTGATCTTCTCGTAGAGAGAGGGGATCTCGGCAATCGTCTCTGCAGAGAAGTAGTAGTTGTGAGGATCAACCGAACCTGCGATCTGATCGGTCAGGGCAATCGAGGTTCCCGGAATCCGCCAGTAGCCGGCACCGTTGGACTGGCGCTCCGACAGCCGCACCATCGCATCACGATCAGGAATCTGGAACAGGTCCGGTGCATGGATGAAGCTGTAATCCAGCAGCTTCTTGAGTTTCAACGCATATTCCATCGCCAGGTCGAGCGGCGTCCCAGCAAGTGGTGTAACTCAGGAGGATCAGCCCCGGCGTAGCCGGGGCTGACGGCTCACCTCCCTCAGATTTCAGCTGTGGCAATGGGTGGGCCGGTCTGTGACCCTGTTCGGAGAACTACCACCAAACCGAACACAGACCATGACCCTCACCCATAGTGGCGCCTCCGAGCTGAGCCAGCTCATGGAGGGCACCACCGCTGGCGCCCTGATCCCAGAGATCGTGCGCCGGGGTTTCCAGGACCTGCTGGAAGCCGAGGTTTCTGCCCTCACGGGCGCTCAACTCCATGAGCGCTGCCCCGATCAGCGCTCCACCCATCGCAACGGCTACCGGGAGCGGCTGCTCACCACCCAGGTGGGCGACCTCAGCCTGGCCATTCCCAGGTTGCGGCAGGGCAGCTTCTTTCCCAGCTGGCTGGAGCCACGCCGCCGGGTGGACAAGGCGCTCTACGCCGTGGTGATGGAGGCCTACACCGGCGGGATCTCCACCCGCAAGGTCGACGCCCTGGTGGAGGCGCTGGGCGGGGCCAGCGGCATCTCCAAATCGGAGGTGAGCCGCATCTGCCAGGGGCTCGATGAGCAGGTGAAAGCCTTTCTGGGCCGGCCGCTTGACCATGCCCGCTTTCCCTACGTCTACCTCGACGCCACCTACCTCCACGGCCGCCTGGGCCGAAATATGCAGGTGGTGTCGCGGGCGGTGGTGGTGGCGATCGGCATCAATGCCCTCGGCTACCGCGAAGTTCTCGGCATTGCCGTGGGCGACAGCGAGGCGGAGGGCTTCTGGCGTCAGTTCCTGGGCTCACTCAAGGAGCGTGGCCTCGACGGCACCCGCCTGGTGATCTCGGATGCCCACCTGGGCCTGACGGCAGCGATCAAGCGGATGTTCCAGGGCAGTAGCTGGCAGAGGTGCCGGGTGCACTTCCTGCGCAACCTGCTGAGCCATGTGCCCAAGGCCGGCCAGGACATGGTGGCCGCTGCCATGAAAGCGGTGTTCGTGATCCAGGCTCCAGATCAGGTGCGCGCCCACTGGCAGCGGGTCACCGAGATGCTGCGCAAGCAGTTCCCCGGCGCCGTGCCCGTGATGGAAGCCGCCCGGGACGACGTGCTGGCCTTCCTGCACTTCCCCCAGGAGCACTGGCGCAAGGTCTGGAGCACCAACCCGCTCGAGCGCCTCAACAAGGAGATCAAACGCCGCACCAACGTGGTCGGCATCTTCCCCAATGATCCAGCGATCGTGCGCCTGGTGGGCAGCCAGCTGCTGGAGCAGCAGGAGGAATGGCAGCTGGAGCGTCGCCGCTTCTTCTCTGAGGCCACCATGGCCAAGATCCCAGAGCCAGAAGAGCCCTTGGAGCTCACCGATGCAGATCCGAACGCCCAGCCGGCTGCAACCATCAGCTGAAGCGCACCAGCTTCTACCTCGATCTACACAGAACACATCGATCGCTGAGTTGCCAATTCAGCGATCAGGGTTCATAATGGATCAATGGAGCTGCGCAATCAGCTTCCAAGCAGTCATCCCCTGACTGCTCCTGTTCACCCTCCGGAGAGGGTCACAGGACCTCCTGAGTTACACCACTCGGAGGGGCGCTACCCCAGGTCGCTGCGGATGCTCTGGGGCAAGGCCTGAACATCCAGCGCCGTGATGGCCTCCTGGAGATAGTCGTTGGCTTCCCGGGCACGCTCGAGGGTGGAGGCCGACCAGAACAGGCCAGGCTCGGCCGTGGGGTCGGCCACCAGGTCCTGAAGCATGTCGTAGACCTTGGCCATCACGACATAGAAATTCAGCAGGGTGTCCTGCGGGCTCTCGCCCACCACCTGAGCAATGGGAGCCTCGTGCCAGCGCTGGGAGGTTCGCAGCAGGTCGCCGTGGAAGGGCTGGCTCTCGATCGCGATCGTGTGGGTGACCAGGCGCTGAGTGCCCGCCCTGCCATCGAGTCCCTGACGCCCAACCGCCAGCCCGTCTGAGGCGAACAACACCGGCAGGAGCAGCGCCACCAGGAAGGCCAGCAGCCGGAGTCCGGGCCGTGCCGTCCGCTGTCCCCTGGGGATCAGGAGGGCCAGGGATGGCCTGAGCCAAGAGCCGGTCACGTTCAGGAGAAGCCGCCGGGCTTGGGCCGGCGGCTCGAGAGCGAAAGATTCACGTTGGCGTTGGACGTGGCCGCGGGGGGACGCAGCGCAGCCGGCTGCGGCACGGCGATCACGTTGAACGCCAGGGACCAGCGTTCCCCCTCCCCCCTGAACGGCGGCACCGAATGGGGCTGCCAGGCGGGAAACACATAGAAATCACCCGGCACTGGATGGGCGTAGTGGACCATGCCGGTGTGGAAGCTCTGGATGTGCCACTCCTCCGGGCCATGGAAGCAGAGCTGGCCGTCGAAGCTGTCCGGACGGATCTGGGCTGGCACCTTCAGGAACACCACCCCGGAGAAGCTGCCCCCATGGGTGTGGACCGGGTTGTAATCGCCGG from Synechococcus sp. CBW1107 encodes the following:
- a CDS encoding IS256 family transposase, which translates into the protein MTLTHSGASELSQLMEGTTAGALIPEIVRRGFQDLLEAEVSALTGAQLHERCPDQRSTHRNGYRERLLTTQVGDLSLAIPRLRQGSFFPSWLEPRRRVDKALYAVVMEAYTGGISTRKVDALVEALGGASGISKSEVSRICQGLDEQVKAFLGRPLDHARFPYVYLDATYLHGRLGRNMQVVSRAVVVAIGINALGYREVLGIAVGDSEAEGFWRQFLGSLKERGLDGTRLVISDAHLGLTAAIKRMFQGSSWQRCRVHFLRNLLSHVPKAGQDMVAAAMKAVFVIQAPDQVRAHWQRVTEMLRKQFPGAVPVMEAARDDVLAFLHFPQEHWRKVWSTNPLERLNKEIKRRTNVVGIFPNDPAIVRLVGSQLLEQQEEWQLERRRFFSEATMAKIPEPEEPLELTDADPNAQPAATIS
- a CDS encoding putative 2OG-Fe(II) oxygenase encodes the protein MEMLSLFPRYVLKGHLPDALLTQLITLAGQVLADPDTSPDASVKLAGQLDQQRELAPQHPAVTSLASTVILPGCDHWIRHVIERQPPQGRGPWLPGRYGLQLVDVWLNAQRAGDYNPVHTHGGSFSGVVFLKVPAQIRPDSFDGQLCFHGPEEWHIQSFHTGMVHYAHPVPGDFYVFPAWQPHSVPPFRGEGERWSLAFNVIAVPQPAALRPPAATSNANVNLSLSSRRPKPGGFS